From a single Pyxidicoccus xibeiensis genomic region:
- a CDS encoding protein kinase domain-containing protein yields MSERQTIGGRYVLERKLAGGGMGTIWVALDPKLQRRVAVKLMASHAAPAPLSRQQFEWEAQAIARLQNPHVIQVHDCDLSGDTPYIVMELLEGEDLEALLNRRGRLSLAMVERLLTQSTRALTAAHAAGVIHRDLKPANLFLARTASGELVKVLDFGLALLMSGGAAKPHPEEGMAGTPRYMSPEQLRGIEPRLDHRCDLWALAVVAYRALTGQHPFPLESLRQMRLGNAPPPAPAPSSLVPELGAEMDAFFARALDPDPARRFQSAHELASAFTSRVEAGRPSRPAKILVVDDEPDVVVLMEQSFRKQIRRSVYEFLFAADGEEALEQLRQHPDTQVVLCDINMPRMDGLTFLSRIGEVTSLTRVVIVSAYGDMNNIRTAMNRGAYDFITKPIDFPDLEATLVKTLKHVRELRSTVRSTEENGLLRMFVPGGVLERLPPLLQGSDALAGERVEGTVVFIDVDAFTPVFHQEAPAESLRRLNANFEAIVPELLSRGGTVDKFVGDAVMTVFRGPGHVDRAMEACLSIRRQLGTLADRGGEHAPYAHGVCIGLDSGDLVSGSVGAKASGRLDFTVLGDVVNTAARLAALASRGQVLVSARARERSREPFEYTPLGEQLVPGVGTPMELFALVRREGDSRVAPDEPTPFVASEPPEEPGTPGLAALPSR; encoded by the coding sequence ATGTCCGAGCGCCAGACCATTGGCGGCAGGTACGTCCTGGAGCGCAAGCTCGCCGGCGGCGGCATGGGCACCATCTGGGTTGCGCTGGACCCGAAGCTCCAGCGGCGCGTGGCGGTGAAGCTGATGGCGTCGCACGCCGCCCCGGCCCCGCTGTCCCGCCAGCAGTTCGAGTGGGAGGCGCAGGCCATTGCCCGCCTCCAGAACCCGCACGTCATCCAGGTGCATGACTGCGACCTCTCCGGCGACACGCCCTACATCGTGATGGAGCTGCTGGAGGGGGAGGACCTGGAGGCGCTGCTCAACCGCCGGGGCCGCCTGTCGCTGGCCATGGTGGAGCGGCTGCTCACGCAGTCCACGCGCGCGCTGACGGCCGCCCACGCCGCTGGCGTCATCCACCGCGACCTCAAGCCCGCCAACCTCTTCCTCGCGCGCACCGCGAGCGGCGAGCTGGTGAAGGTCCTCGACTTCGGGCTGGCGCTGCTGATGTCCGGTGGCGCGGCGAAGCCCCACCCCGAAGAGGGGATGGCGGGCACGCCCCGCTACATGAGCCCCGAGCAGCTCCGCGGCATCGAGCCCCGGCTGGACCACCGCTGCGACCTGTGGGCCCTGGCCGTCGTCGCGTACCGGGCGCTCACAGGCCAGCACCCGTTCCCCCTGGAGTCCCTGCGGCAGATGCGCCTGGGCAACGCGCCCCCGCCCGCCCCCGCGCCCTCCAGCCTCGTGCCCGAGCTGGGCGCGGAGATGGACGCCTTCTTCGCCCGCGCCCTGGACCCGGACCCCGCGCGGCGCTTCCAGTCCGCGCACGAGCTGGCCTCGGCCTTCACCTCCCGGGTGGAGGCGGGCCGGCCGTCGCGCCCCGCGAAGATCCTCGTCGTCGACGACGAGCCGGACGTCGTGGTGCTGATGGAGCAGAGCTTCCGCAAGCAGATCCGCCGCTCCGTCTACGAGTTCCTCTTCGCGGCCGACGGCGAGGAGGCGCTGGAGCAGCTGCGCCAGCACCCCGACACCCAGGTGGTGCTGTGCGACATCAACATGCCGCGCATGGACGGGCTCACCTTCCTGTCGCGCATCGGTGAAGTCACGTCGCTGACCCGCGTGGTCATCGTCTCCGCGTACGGGGACATGAACAACATCCGCACGGCGATGAACCGGGGCGCGTACGACTTCATCACCAAGCCCATCGACTTCCCGGACCTGGAGGCGACGCTCGTCAAGACGCTGAAGCACGTGCGCGAGCTGCGCAGCACCGTGCGCTCCACGGAGGAGAACGGCCTGCTGCGCATGTTCGTGCCGGGCGGGGTGCTGGAGCGGCTGCCGCCCCTGCTGCAGGGCTCGGACGCGCTGGCGGGGGAGCGGGTGGAGGGCACGGTGGTGTTCATCGACGTGGACGCCTTCACCCCCGTCTTCCACCAGGAGGCGCCCGCGGAGTCGCTGCGCCGGCTCAACGCCAACTTCGAGGCCATCGTCCCGGAGCTGCTGTCCCGGGGTGGCACGGTGGACAAGTTCGTCGGGGACGCGGTGATGACCGTCTTCCGGGGGCCGGGCCACGTGGACCGGGCCATGGAGGCGTGCCTGTCCATCCGGCGGCAGTTGGGGACGCTGGCGGACCGGGGCGGCGAGCACGCCCCATATGCGCACGGCGTCTGCATCGGCCTGGACTCCGGGGACCTGGTCTCCGGCAGCGTCGGCGCCAAGGCGTCCGGCCGGCTGGACTTCACGGTGCTGGGCGACGTGGTGAACACGGCCGCGCGGCTGGCGGCGCTGGCCTCCCGGGGGCAGGTGCTGGTCAGCGCCCGGGCCCGCGAGCGCTCGCGAGAGCCCTTCGAGTACACGCCGCTGGGAGAGCAGCTCGTGCCCGGCGTCGGCACGCCGATGGAGCTGTTCGCGCTGGTGCGCCGCGAGGGCGACAGCCGCGTCGCCCCGGACGAGCCCACGCCCTTCGTGGCGTCCGAGCCCCCCGAGGAGCCCGGGACGCCCGGGCTCGCGGCGCTGCCGTCCCGCTAG
- a CDS encoding Hsp70 family protein, producing MHKEPIIGIDLGTTNSCAAIVEDSGNVKLIPYKGGEYTIPSIFAIDDKGNELIGYEAKRQWQLNPRNTVYGSKRLVGKPFSSDVVDTMKKVVAYNMRPGKKNDVTLDVGKKEFTLQEISAKVLGKIREVASNYLKMPIKRAVVTVPAYFNDRQRQTVKDAGKLIDLEVVRIINEPTAAALAYGVGKNLKEKVVIYDLGGGTFDVSIIEIRDRVFEVKSTGGDVFLGGIDFDNAIIHHVLKDFAAKTGIDLATDPVAMQRIKDLAERTKIDLSARDEVPFNIPFITMTAQGQPLNIEMKFTRKMLEQLTNQLVDRTLQMVARVLVDSGLSTKDVDEVMLVGGQTRMPIVQDRLTKFFGKPPSKGVHPDEAVAIGAALYAHSLQDDTNLRIQLLDVIPMAIGLEKAGGAFHVVFPRNAPIPNAKQLLATTSVDNQTELAVRIYQGDNELVARNDLLGEFTFSGIQQARAGTVQVEITFDVNIEGILTMRARDPATGREMKTTVRVT from the coding sequence ATGCACAAGGAGCCCATCATCGGCATCGACCTCGGCACGACGAACTCGTGCGCGGCGATCGTCGAGGACAGCGGGAACGTCAAGCTCATCCCCTACAAGGGGGGCGAGTACACCATCCCCTCCATCTTCGCCATCGACGACAAGGGGAACGAGCTGATCGGCTACGAGGCCAAGCGCCAGTGGCAGCTCAACCCGCGCAACACCGTCTACGGTTCGAAGCGCCTGGTGGGGAAGCCCTTCAGCAGTGACGTCGTGGACACGATGAAGAAGGTCGTGGCGTACAACATGCGCCCCGGCAAGAAGAACGACGTCACCCTGGACGTGGGGAAGAAGGAGTTCACCCTCCAGGAGATCAGCGCCAAGGTCCTCGGGAAGATCCGCGAGGTCGCGTCGAACTACCTGAAGATGCCCATCAAGCGGGCGGTCGTCACCGTCCCGGCCTACTTCAACGACCGGCAGCGCCAGACGGTGAAGGACGCCGGGAAGCTCATCGACCTGGAGGTGGTGCGCATCATCAACGAGCCCACCGCCGCGGCGCTGGCGTACGGCGTGGGGAAGAACCTCAAGGAGAAGGTCGTCATCTACGACCTCGGCGGCGGCACGTTCGACGTGTCCATCATCGAGATCCGCGACCGGGTCTTCGAGGTGAAGTCCACGGGCGGCGACGTCTTCCTGGGCGGCATCGACTTCGACAACGCCATCATCCACCACGTCCTGAAGGACTTCGCGGCCAAGACGGGCATCGACCTGGCCACGGACCCGGTGGCGATGCAGCGCATCAAGGACCTGGCCGAGCGCACCAAGATTGACCTGTCCGCGCGCGACGAGGTGCCCTTCAACATCCCCTTCATCACGATGACGGCGCAGGGCCAGCCGCTGAACATCGAGATGAAGTTCACCCGGAAGATGCTGGAGCAGCTCACCAACCAGTTGGTGGACCGCACCCTGCAGATGGTGGCGCGGGTGCTGGTGGACTCCGGGCTGTCCACGAAGGACGTGGACGAGGTGATGCTGGTGGGCGGGCAGACGCGCATGCCCATCGTCCAGGACCGGCTGACGAAGTTCTTCGGCAAGCCGCCCAGCAAGGGCGTGCATCCGGACGAGGCGGTGGCCATCGGCGCGGCGCTCTACGCGCACTCGCTGCAGGACGACACCAACCTGCGCATCCAGCTGCTGGACGTGATTCCCATGGCCATCGGCCTGGAGAAGGCCGGCGGCGCGTTCCACGTCGTCTTCCCGCGCAACGCACCCATCCCCAACGCCAAGCAGCTGCTGGCCACCACCAGCGTGGACAACCAGACCGAGCTGGCGGTGCGCATCTACCAGGGCGACAACGAGCTGGTGGCCCGCAACGACCTGCTGGGCGAGTTCACGTTCTCCGGCATCCAGCAGGCCCGCGCCGGCACCGTGCAGGTGGAGATCACCTTCGACGTGAACATCGAAGGCATCCTCACCATGCGCGCGAGGGATCCGGCCACCGGCCGGGAGATGAAGACCACGGTGCGCGTGACGTAG
- a CDS encoding PrkA family serine protein kinase yields MDAKGYLQEVGSQVSADFVKNRSILSFEEYLSLFFNDPRAQARNAAQYLRDVMDHFGTETVTHPTGTIRRFKVFDAPGSERDGRVAGQEEVQNAIYRLLGNFVRAGRINKLILLHGPNGSAKSTLVNALKEGMEAYSRQPQGALYRIAWVFPSEKLIKGSIGFGERAPGQEEVTTYAHLEAESIDLRMPCELRDHPLFAVPPGERRKLLESALKKKGLGTGDGETGDFILSDYVRDGELCSKCRRIYTALLNSYGGDWLKVMRHVQVERFYVSRRYQVGTVTVEPQMSVDAMVQQITADRTQLNVPAPLHSTVLYEPHGPLVHANRGLIEYADLLKRPLEAFKYLLGFSETGEVPLEPFVLQLDEVLIASANEKHLGAFKELPDFASFKGRIELVRVPYLRRYRTEQQIYDAQITSTTVGKHVAPHATELAAMWAVLTRLKKPIPDRYPNDVKELIDHVTPVEKLHLYEEGAPPDRLSLANTKELRKLREELFTESDAYPNYEGRSGASAREIKTALFNAAQNPDYKCLNALAVLEELDAICKDKSVYEFLLQEVVDGYHDHEAFVRVAEAEYLDRVDSEVRESMGLVSEGQYRELVERYIQSVSHWVRGEKMRNRVTGENEKPDEHRMAELEAIIMPKGEDPAEFRRGLISSIGAHRLDNPDATMDYPRIFPDMFRRLRDHYFEERKRVLRKNKENVLKYLSEDRGQLTPREQTQVQSTLKTLAERYGYCEFCAKDAILFLMKKRYG; encoded by the coding sequence GTGGACGCGAAGGGCTATCTGCAAGAGGTCGGCTCGCAGGTGAGTGCCGACTTCGTCAAGAACCGGTCGATCCTCTCGTTCGAGGAATACCTCTCGCTCTTCTTCAACGACCCGCGCGCCCAGGCGCGCAACGCGGCCCAGTACCTGCGGGACGTGATGGACCACTTCGGCACGGAGACGGTGACGCACCCCACCGGCACCATCCGGCGGTTCAAGGTCTTCGACGCGCCGGGCTCCGAGCGGGACGGCCGGGTGGCCGGCCAGGAGGAGGTGCAGAACGCCATCTACCGGCTGCTCGGCAACTTCGTGCGCGCCGGCCGCATCAACAAGCTCATCCTCCTGCACGGCCCCAACGGCAGCGCCAAGTCCACGCTCGTCAACGCCCTCAAGGAGGGCATGGAGGCGTACTCCCGGCAGCCCCAGGGGGCGCTCTACCGCATCGCCTGGGTCTTCCCGTCCGAGAAGCTCATCAAGGGCTCCATCGGCTTCGGCGAGCGTGCCCCCGGCCAGGAGGAGGTGACCACCTACGCGCACCTGGAGGCGGAGTCCATCGACCTGCGGATGCCCTGCGAGCTGAGGGACCACCCGCTCTTCGCCGTCCCGCCCGGCGAGCGCCGGAAGCTCCTGGAGTCCGCCCTCAAGAAGAAGGGCCTGGGCACGGGGGACGGGGAGACGGGCGACTTCATCCTCTCCGACTACGTGCGTGACGGCGAGCTGTGCTCCAAGTGCCGCCGCATCTACACCGCGCTGCTCAACTCGTACGGCGGGGACTGGCTCAAGGTCATGCGCCACGTCCAGGTGGAGCGCTTCTACGTGTCGCGCCGCTACCAGGTGGGCACGGTGACGGTGGAGCCGCAGATGAGCGTGGACGCCATGGTCCAGCAGATCACCGCGGACCGCACCCAGCTCAACGTGCCCGCGCCGCTGCACAGCACCGTGCTCTACGAGCCGCACGGCCCCCTGGTCCACGCCAACCGGGGGCTCATCGAGTACGCGGACCTGCTCAAGCGCCCCCTGGAGGCCTTCAAGTACCTGCTGGGCTTCAGCGAGACGGGCGAGGTGCCCCTGGAGCCCTTCGTCCTCCAACTGGACGAGGTGCTCATCGCCTCCGCCAACGAGAAGCACCTGGGCGCCTTCAAGGAGCTGCCGGACTTCGCGTCCTTCAAGGGCCGCATCGAGCTGGTGCGCGTGCCCTACCTGCGCCGCTACCGGACGGAGCAGCAGATCTACGACGCGCAGATAACGTCCACCACCGTGGGCAAGCACGTGGCGCCCCACGCCACCGAGCTGGCCGCCATGTGGGCCGTGCTCACCCGCCTGAAGAAGCCCATTCCGGACCGCTACCCCAACGACGTGAAGGAGCTCATCGACCACGTCACCCCGGTGGAGAAGCTGCACCTTTACGAGGAGGGCGCGCCCCCGGACCGGCTCAGCCTGGCCAACACCAAGGAGCTGCGCAAGCTGCGCGAGGAGCTGTTCACCGAGTCGGACGCGTACCCCAACTACGAGGGCCGCTCCGGCGCCAGCGCGCGCGAAATCAAGACGGCGCTCTTCAACGCCGCGCAGAACCCCGACTACAAGTGCCTCAACGCCCTGGCCGTGCTGGAGGAGCTGGACGCCATCTGCAAGGACAAGAGCGTCTACGAGTTCCTCCTCCAGGAGGTGGTGGACGGCTACCACGACCACGAGGCCTTCGTGCGCGTGGCGGAGGCCGAGTACCTGGACCGCGTGGACTCCGAGGTCCGCGAGTCCATGGGCCTGGTGTCGGAAGGGCAGTACCGCGAGCTGGTGGAGCGCTACATCCAGAGCGTCAGCCACTGGGTGCGCGGGGAGAAGATGCGCAACCGCGTCACCGGTGAGAACGAGAAGCCGGACGAGCACCGGATGGCGGAGCTGGAGGCCATCATCATGCCCAAGGGCGAGGACCCCGCTGAGTTCCGCCGCGGCCTCATCTCGTCCATCGGCGCGCACCGCCTGGACAACCCGGACGCGACGATGGACTACCCGCGCATCTTCCCGGACATGTTCCGGCGGCTGCGAGATCACTACTTCGAGGAGCGCAAGCGGGTGCTGCGCAAGAACAAGGAGAACGTCCTCAAGTACCTCTCCGAGGACCGCGGCCAGCTCACCCCCCGCGAGCAGACGCAGGTGCAGAGCACGCTGAAGACGCTCGCGGAGCGCTACGGCTACTGCGAGTTCTGCGCGAAGGACGCCATCCTGTTCCTGATGAAGAAGCGCTACGGGTGA
- a CDS encoding S1 family peptidase yields the protein MSRFFLGVPALLTLVSCASAPSQQASSAPAPQAAPVVERVLAAVEAARPSRKEMVRRILPHNVRLQVAEAGKARSTASGVVVGTERDEKGGVVAWVVTNAHAVELGHLKDPVLRVMVDRRGDVLEHTGEVVAKGQVPDLDLALVRVTGLDLPAVELADDAELELGEDVVVAASPFGRALSLSGGMLSQVEWDRETKRPKMVKTDAPIGYGASGGGIFSLETGRLLAIVEGYRTAKVDFEVQEQNYSFDVPMPGETFAAPSAKVRQFLQAKGFGRLIQRPAATEGGVAQAAGR from the coding sequence ATGAGCCGCTTCTTCCTGGGCGTCCCCGCCCTGCTCACCCTCGTGTCGTGCGCCAGTGCTCCCTCGCAGCAGGCCTCCAGCGCTCCGGCGCCCCAGGCGGCCCCGGTGGTGGAGCGCGTCCTGGCGGCGGTCGAGGCCGCGCGTCCGTCCCGCAAGGAGATGGTGCGGCGCATCCTCCCGCACAACGTCCGGCTGCAGGTGGCCGAAGCGGGCAAGGCGCGCAGCACCGCGTCCGGCGTCGTGGTGGGCACCGAGCGCGACGAGAAGGGCGGGGTGGTGGCGTGGGTCGTCACCAACGCGCACGCGGTGGAGCTGGGCCACCTGAAGGACCCCGTCCTGCGGGTGATGGTGGACCGGCGGGGCGACGTGCTCGAGCACACCGGCGAGGTGGTGGCGAAGGGCCAGGTGCCGGACCTGGACCTGGCGCTGGTGCGCGTGACGGGCCTGGACCTGCCGGCGGTGGAGCTGGCGGATGACGCCGAGCTGGAGCTGGGCGAGGACGTCGTCGTCGCCGCGTCGCCCTTCGGCCGCGCGCTGTCGCTGTCCGGCGGCATGCTGTCCCAGGTGGAGTGGGACCGCGAGACGAAGCGCCCGAAGATGGTGAAGACGGACGCGCCCATCGGCTATGGCGCGTCCGGCGGCGGCATCTTCAGCCTGGAGACGGGCCGGCTGCTGGCCATCGTCGAGGGCTACCGCACCGCCAAGGTGGACTTCGAGGTGCAGGAACAGAACTACAGCTTCGACGTGCCCATGCCCGGCGAGACGTTCGCCGCGCCCAGCGCCAAGGTGCGCCAGTTCCTCCAGGCCAAGGGCTTCGGCCGGCTCATCCAGCGCCCCGCGGCCACCGAGGGCGGCGTCGCCCAGGCAGCGGGCCGCTAG
- a CDS encoding deoxycytidylate deaminase — MSGRVSWDQYFMDIAKQVATRATCDRKHVGAVIVRGRTILSTGYNGSIRGLPHCDDVGHMMENGHCVATVHAEANAIIQAATNGVSIDGATIYTTASPCWPCFKLIANAGLVRIVFGEFYRDPRIFEYAGRLKLDLVGLGEAARPPASGL, encoded by the coding sequence ATGTCCGGACGTGTTTCGTGGGACCAGTACTTCATGGACATCGCGAAGCAGGTGGCCACGCGGGCCACGTGTGATCGCAAGCATGTGGGCGCCGTCATCGTCCGTGGGCGCACCATCCTGTCCACCGGCTACAACGGCTCCATCCGCGGCCTGCCGCACTGCGACGACGTGGGCCACATGATGGAGAACGGCCACTGCGTGGCCACCGTCCACGCCGAGGCCAATGCCATCATCCAGGCGGCCACCAACGGCGTCAGCATCGACGGGGCGACCATCTACACCACCGCCAGTCCCTGCTGGCCGTGCTTCAAGCTGATCGCCAACGCGGGCCTGGTGCGCATCGTCTTCGGCGAGTTCTACCGGGATCCACGCATCTTCGAGTACGCCGGCCGGCTCAAGCTGGACCTCGTCGGCCTGGGCGAGGCCGCCAGGCCCCCTGCCAGCGGACTGTGA
- a CDS encoding sensor histidine kinase, which produces MTDPVVGAARYGAVPTLMDSLLHDVRNPLNALAIHLEVLSEKLKAETGQVPPSQEKNLKAMREQIQRVDGILRLFSDFVVHRGGAPGEADLSDTTTRALGVLSHESRKRRVQVQVGVEAGVLVRLGDTSELGFFIIQALLRAFRRAEGGGSVRVMVRADGGAAVLEVEDSAGATAESMPDAVAALELRCAQLGVELHLRGGHCRLVFPRA; this is translated from the coding sequence GTGACGGATCCCGTGGTGGGCGCGGCCCGCTATGGCGCGGTCCCCACGCTGATGGACAGCCTGCTGCACGACGTGAGGAACCCGCTCAACGCGCTGGCCATCCACCTGGAGGTCCTGTCGGAGAAGCTGAAGGCGGAGACCGGCCAGGTGCCGCCGTCGCAGGAGAAGAACCTCAAGGCCATGCGCGAGCAGATCCAGCGCGTGGACGGCATCCTCCGGCTGTTCTCCGACTTCGTCGTCCACCGCGGCGGTGCGCCGGGCGAGGCCGACCTGTCGGACACCACCACGCGGGCGCTGGGCGTGCTGTCCCACGAGAGCCGCAAGCGCCGGGTCCAGGTGCAGGTGGGCGTGGAGGCCGGGGTGCTGGTGCGGCTCGGGGACACGTCGGAGCTGGGCTTCTTCATCATCCAGGCGCTGCTGCGCGCCTTCCGCAGGGCGGAAGGGGGCGGCTCGGTGCGGGTGATGGTGCGCGCGGACGGCGGGGCGGCGGTGCTGGAGGTGGAGGACTCCGCGGGTGCCACCGCCGAGTCCATGCCGGATGCGGTGGCGGCCCTGGAGCTGCGCTGTGCGCAGCTGGGCGTGGAGCTGCACCTGCGGGGCGGCCACTGCCGCCTGGTCTTCCCCCGGGCCTGA
- the nla6 gene encoding enhancer binding protein Nla6 gives MGSARILAVDDERDTCEALAEMLSTWGHKVEIAFDGHDALRKAGEFRPDVVLSDLAMPETDGLWLLRNLKEELPDCPVVFLTGRGTIDAAVEAIREGAYDFIVKPLDTARLKVCIDRALEKKETMREVQTLRRRLKQLGSSDLIAQSANMRKVIELVEKVAPSKASVSISGESGTGKEVVSRAVHNLSLRRDKPFIAINCASIPHTLIESELFGHERGAFTGADQRRPGVFEMAHGGTLFLDELGEIPLELQAKLLRVLEEGRLRRLGGKVEIEVDVRVLCATNRDLKQEIKNGRFREDLYFRLNVFQIHLPPLRERREDVPILVQHFVDKYRGDSAKRVSGVHPEAMEVLKNYDWPGNIRELRNAVERAVILCDGELITREHLPPDMAGKAPERHTFRLPFGLSLDAVEREYILGSLQRNGNNKARTAEVLGVSEKTLYNKLNRYAAEARAQQNPVRDGGPLGGQGSDGPLGANSMVVR, from the coding sequence TTGGGTAGCGCACGAATCCTGGCCGTGGATGACGAACGCGACACGTGCGAGGCGCTGGCAGAGATGCTCAGCACCTGGGGTCACAAGGTCGAGATCGCATTCGACGGGCACGACGCACTCCGCAAGGCAGGAGAGTTCAGACCGGACGTCGTCCTGTCGGACCTGGCCATGCCGGAGACGGATGGCCTGTGGCTCCTGCGCAACCTGAAGGAGGAGCTGCCGGACTGCCCGGTGGTCTTCCTCACGGGGCGCGGAACCATCGACGCGGCCGTGGAGGCCATCCGCGAGGGAGCCTACGACTTCATCGTCAAGCCGCTGGACACCGCGCGGCTCAAGGTCTGCATCGACCGGGCGCTGGAGAAGAAGGAGACGATGCGCGAGGTGCAGACCTTGCGCAGGCGGCTGAAGCAGCTCGGCTCGTCGGACCTGATCGCCCAGTCGGCGAACATGCGCAAGGTCATCGAGCTGGTGGAGAAGGTGGCCCCGTCGAAGGCCAGCGTGTCCATCAGCGGCGAGTCCGGCACTGGCAAGGAAGTGGTGTCACGCGCGGTGCACAACCTGTCGCTGCGCCGGGACAAGCCCTTCATCGCCATCAACTGCGCGTCCATCCCCCACACGCTCATCGAGTCCGAGCTGTTCGGCCACGAGCGCGGCGCCTTCACCGGCGCGGATCAGCGCCGGCCCGGCGTGTTCGAGATGGCGCACGGCGGCACCCTGTTCCTGGACGAGCTGGGGGAGATTCCCCTGGAGCTGCAGGCCAAGCTGCTGCGCGTCCTGGAAGAGGGGCGGCTGCGCCGGCTGGGCGGCAAGGTGGAGATCGAAGTCGACGTGCGCGTGCTGTGCGCCACCAACCGCGACCTCAAGCAGGAGATCAAGAACGGGCGGTTCCGCGAGGACCTCTACTTCCGCCTCAACGTGTTCCAGATCCACCTGCCGCCCCTGCGCGAGCGGCGCGAGGACGTGCCCATCCTGGTCCAGCACTTCGTGGACAAGTACCGCGGGGATTCCGCCAAGCGTGTGAGCGGGGTTCACCCGGAGGCCATGGAGGTCCTGAAGAACTACGACTGGCCGGGCAACATCCGCGAGCTGCGCAACGCGGTGGAGCGCGCGGTGATCCTCTGCGACGGGGAGCTGATCACCCGCGAGCACCTGCCGCCCGACATGGCGGGCAAGGCCCCGGAGCGCCACACCTTCCGGCTGCCCTTCGGGCTGAGCCTGGACGCGGTGGAGCGGGAGTACATCCTCGGCAGCCTCCAGCGGAACGGGAACAACAAGGCCCGCACGGCCGAGGTGCTCGGGGTGAGCGAGAAGACGCTCTACAACAAGCTCAATCGGTACGCCGCGGAGGCTCGCGCCCAGCAGAACCCCGTCCGGGATGGAGGCCCGCTCGGCGGGCAGGGGAGCGACGGGCCCCTGGGCGCGAACAGCATGGTCGTCCGCTGA